One Rosa chinensis cultivar Old Blush chromosome 3, RchiOBHm-V2, whole genome shotgun sequence DNA window includes the following coding sequences:
- the LOC112195156 gene encoding NDR1/HIN1-like protein 10 has protein sequence MAPSNTISMVQVCCCILKPIPGGFSLRKLTGLAKWVLLCRCIICHIIFWFGAFAFILWLIFFPQEPRFTVTNASLTQFNFNSSENNTGANLHYHLALNITIRNPNRRVGIDYRSMTVSASYRKKKFGLVNLMDSVPFYQGHKNTTFLHHLVLQGQQQLVKFGKRDISQFDKETAAGVYSITVQLTFRVKIRYGNNKVKFLTPVTYDDQQINCKLKLPVSVTNETSGGGFKATRCGDVGIFP, from the coding sequence ATGGCCCCAAGTAATACTATCTCCATGGTTCAAGTCTGTTGTTGCATTCTCAAACCAATTCCTGGAGGGTTTTCATTGCGAAAACTTACTGGATTGGCGAAATGGGTGCTCTTGTGCCGCTGCATAATCTGCCACATTATTTTCTGGTTTGGAGCGTTCGCATTTATTCTCTGGCTGATCTTCTTTCCTCAGGAGCCTAGATTTACTGTTACGAATGCCTCTCTAACCCAATTCAATTTTAACAGTAGTGAAAACAACACCGGTGCTAATCTTCACTATCACCTCGCCCTCAACATTACCATCAGAAACCCCAATAGAAGGGTCGGCATTGACTACCGTAGCATGACAGTGTCTGCTAGCTACAGAAAGAAGAAGTTTGGCCTCGTAAATTTGATGGATTCAGTACCATTTTACCAAGGCCACAAGAACACAACTTTTTTGCATCATCTGGTGCTTCAAGGGCAGCAGCAGTTGGTGAAATTCGGGAAGCGTGACATCTCCCAGTTTGACAAGGAGACTGCTGCTGGTGTGTATAGTATTACTGTGCAGCTTACTTTTCGGGTCAAGATCAGGTATGGAAACAATAAGGTCAAGTTTTTGACACCGGTAACCTACGATGACCAGCAGATCAACTGCAAGCTGAAACTTCCTGTAAGTGTTACTAATGAGACATCTGGTGGTGGTTTCAAGGCTACAAGGTGTGGCGATGTTGGTATATTTCCTTAA
- the LOC112195087 gene encoding NDR1/HIN1-like protein 3, which translates to MAPSNTISMAQLCCCILKPISGGFSWRKLPGWLKWLALCRCIICHIVFWFGAFLLIFWLIFLPDEPRFTVTNASLTQFNFNGSDNEKGTNLHYHLALNITIRNPNRRVGIDYRSMTVSASYRKKKFGLVNLMDSVPFYQGHKNTTFLHHLVLQGQQQLVKFGKRDISQFDKETAAGVYNITVQVTFRVKIRYGKFKANFFKPETYDDQQINCELKLPISITYNETSGGGFKATKCGDVGIFS; encoded by the coding sequence ATGGCCCCAAGTAATACTATCTCCATGGCTCAACTCTGTTGTTGCATTCTCAAACCCATTTCTGGAGGGTTTTCATGGCGAAAACTTCCTGGATGGTTGAAATGGTTAGCCTTGTGCCGCTGCATAATCTGCCACATCGTTTTCTGGTTTGGAGCTTTCCTACTCATTTTCTGGCTGATCTTCCTTCCTGACGAGCCTAGATTTACTGTTACGAATGCCTCTCTAACCCAATTCAATTTCAACGGTAGTGACAACGAAAAAGGTACCAATCTTCACTACCACCTCGCCCTCAACATCACCATCAGAAACCCCAATAGAAGGGTCGGCATTGACTACCGTAGCATGACAGTGTCTGCTAGCTACAGAAAGAAGAAGTTTGGCCTCGTAAATTTGATGGATTCAGTACCATTTTACCAAGGCCACAAGAACACAACTTTTTTGCATCATCTGGTGCTTCAAGGGCAGCAGCAGTTGGTGAAATTCGGGAAGCGAGACATCTCCCAGTTTGACAAGGAGACTGCTGCTGGGGTTTATAATATTACTGTGCAGGTTACTTTTCGGGTCAAGATCAGGTATGGAAAGTTTAAGGCCAACTTTTTTAAACCAGAAACCTACGATGACCAGCAGATCAACTGCGAGCTGAAACTTCCTATAAGTATTACTTATAATGAGACATCTGGGGGTGGTTTCAAGGCTACAAAGTGCGGCGATGTTGGTATATTTTCTTAA